From the Desulfohalovibrio reitneri genome, one window contains:
- a CDS encoding AAA family ATPase — MTTIRRNAALEQCELLDRSPCRVLLVQARAGQGKTVLAGQFAEEGGGPAGWVALSGLHASPTVFLEALLRELSRLAPEVSPEVVMAPVLASTTPGEREVAFRSALEAAFDGRDVRPARLVVDDAHLLLDSPESLGLLRAAVDATPDSLSWLVLTRHKLEREGKPLFRFNEYLRIDEGLLAFERREVVELYSEVFGEKLTSGEADGLLRATEGWPAGLVLLHSESRGQGLNLTPGASLDSYFLSLCLAGADEETATQAMLLAHLKEMPRELLEELRLEKAQAWLEGLAQRRLFVRRAERAGGVTYFFHHLFQESLRTAAGENLDPERLREFCRAAGDRLARHGSPEEAMLLAASVQDWPVLLDILREHGVGLLFRNRDSLVRQALADCPQGDLESSAWACLCLGRALLTEDPGRSEQLYQRAAERFVEAEDRFGELLALVLFVQFEIFVKADLRGMRDIAPRCERLLEELQEYLPPKLEQICLEQICYAICYGTGDFTHATKTLEKCSAFSSQIGFGSLPPELLIVASHIWTVQGNEIAALRMLQKHYHSRNDASLSPVAKILFNIVYLNTSHMRGRLDDYASMRDELLSNHQDALQNSYFDGFIRIWDIDLVRKKDDQQGVLLMVDEALSDPRVAGISHISSLCYMARAMALAMLGESDKAWTSISQALRLRAKCGGLMFIHLGHSVTACVLSLIGDHRRAEHVFARCLRRSDQFGEYSVRAQLYAYRAHMRLDQGRMDEAMADFRAMLATLAVYGNTYFFYWSDRVMLRLFGEAARRGEMTAQAEKILRRQLDHGVHQGEIVPLLRVRSIGELRLSAADGAALDRGDLTAGQEALLRLLLQRPDRSLAVERVMAALWPEQAQGKARRSFDTALSRLRKLLDATFGSGRGKAYLRTRSGVLRLACCRVDAEELRAEIEEGLRAARENEPWHADMRFRAMRRLVEAAPGDAEWPFELAEAVSRAALAWADILVAARESQRAVEALQSALRPAPLDEPLNMRLYRLLLDTRQSDHAARHLREYADRLLEAGFSQDDVEEVLAGFGE, encoded by the coding sequence ATGACCACCATTCGCCGCAACGCCGCGCTGGAGCAGTGCGAGTTGCTGGATCGTTCGCCGTGCCGGGTGCTGCTGGTGCAGGCCAGGGCCGGGCAGGGCAAGACGGTGCTGGCCGGGCAGTTCGCCGAGGAGGGCGGGGGTCCGGCGGGCTGGGTGGCCCTGAGCGGGCTGCACGCCTCGCCCACGGTGTTTCTGGAGGCTCTTTTGCGGGAGCTTTCGCGTCTGGCCCCGGAGGTGTCGCCGGAGGTGGTCATGGCCCCGGTGCTGGCCAGCACCACGCCAGGGGAGCGGGAGGTGGCCTTCCGTTCCGCCCTTGAGGCCGCCTTCGACGGCCGCGACGTTCGCCCCGCGCGGCTGGTGGTGGACGACGCCCATTTGCTGCTGGACTCCCCGGAATCCCTCGGCCTTCTGCGGGCGGCGGTGGACGCCACCCCGGACAGCCTGTCCTGGCTCGTCCTCACCCGGCACAAGCTGGAGCGGGAGGGCAAGCCGCTGTTCCGCTTCAACGAGTACCTGCGCATCGACGAGGGGCTGCTGGCCTTCGAGCGGCGCGAGGTGGTGGAACTGTACTCCGAGGTCTTCGGGGAGAAGCTGACCTCGGGCGAGGCGGACGGACTGCTCCGGGCCACCGAGGGCTGGCCCGCGGGGCTTGTGCTGTTGCATTCGGAGTCGCGCGGGCAGGGGCTGAACCTCACCCCCGGGGCCTCGCTGGACAGCTACTTCCTCAGCCTGTGCCTGGCCGGGGCGGACGAGGAAACCGCCACCCAGGCCATGCTCCTGGCCCACCTCAAGGAGATGCCCCGCGAACTGCTGGAGGAACTGCGGCTGGAGAAGGCCCAGGCATGGCTGGAAGGGCTGGCGCAAAGGCGTCTGTTCGTGCGGCGGGCGGAACGGGCGGGAGGCGTTACCTACTTCTTCCACCACCTGTTTCAGGAGAGCCTGCGCACGGCTGCTGGGGAGAATCTCGATCCGGAGCGTTTGCGGGAGTTCTGCCGCGCCGCCGGGGACAGGCTGGCCCGCCACGGCTCGCCGGAGGAGGCCATGCTCCTGGCCGCCTCGGTGCAGGACTGGCCGGTGCTGCTGGATATCCTGCGGGAGCACGGCGTGGGCCTGCTCTTCCGCAACCGCGACTCCCTGGTGCGCCAGGCCCTGGCCGACTGCCCGCAGGGAGATTTGGAATCCTCGGCCTGGGCCTGTCTCTGCCTGGGCCGCGCCCTGCTCACGGAAGACCCGGGACGCAGCGAACAGCTCTACCAGCGTGCGGCGGAGCGGTTCGTGGAGGCGGAGGATAGGTTTGGGGAGTTGTTGGCTCTGGTGTTGTTCGTCCAGTTCGAGATTTTCGTCAAAGCGGATTTGCGAGGGATGCGTGACATAGCCCCACGGTGTGAACGTCTCCTAGAAGAGCTTCAGGAATACTTGCCGCCAAAGCTAGAGCAAATCTGTTTGGAGCAGATATGCTATGCCATATGCTATGGCACAGGCGACTTTACTCACGCCACCAAAACACTTGAAAAATGCAGTGCATTTTCTTCACAGATCGGATTTGGCTCTCTCCCTCCGGAATTGCTCATTGTTGCCAGCCATATATGGACCGTGCAAGGTAATGAAATCGCCGCATTGCGAATGCTGCAAAAGCACTATCACAGCCGCAATGATGCATCTCTCAGTCCAGTAGCAAAAATTCTTTTCAATATTGTCTATCTCAACACAAGTCATATGCGAGGCAGGTTGGATGACTATGCATCCATGCGTGATGAATTGCTCTCTAATCACCAAGATGCATTGCAGAACAGCTATTTTGATGGCTTCATACGGATTTGGGATATTGATCTTGTCCGGAAGAAAGACGACCAGCAGGGTGTCCTGCTCATGGTGGATGAAGCCCTCTCGGATCCGAGAGTCGCCGGTATCTCCCATATTTCCAGTTTATGCTACATGGCCCGGGCTATGGCCTTGGCCATGCTCGGGGAGTCCGACAAAGCCTGGACTTCCATATCGCAAGCACTGCGGCTGCGTGCGAAATGTGGCGGGTTGATGTTTATTCACCTCGGCCATTCGGTGACCGCCTGCGTGCTCTCTCTCATTGGCGATCATCGCCGTGCTGAGCACGTTTTCGCGCGTTGTCTGCGGCGTTCGGACCAGTTTGGGGAGTATTCCGTCCGCGCCCAGCTCTACGCCTACCGCGCCCACATGCGGCTGGACCAGGGGCGGATGGACGAGGCTATGGCGGATTTTCGGGCCATGCTGGCCACCCTGGCCGTGTACGGCAACACCTACTTTTTCTACTGGTCGGACCGCGTCATGCTGCGGCTGTTCGGGGAGGCGGCCCGGCGGGGAGAGATGACCGCCCAGGCGGAAAAGATTCTGCGGCGGCAGCTCGACCACGGCGTCCACCAGGGGGAGATCGTGCCGCTGCTGCGTGTCCGCTCCATCGGCGAGTTGCGCTTGAGCGCGGCGGACGGGGCCGCCCTGGACCGGGGCGACCTGACCGCCGGGCAGGAGGCGCTTTTGCGTTTGCTGTTGCAGCGGCCGGACAGAAGTCTGGCCGTGGAGCGGGTGATGGCCGCGCTGTGGCCGGAACAGGCCCAGGGCAAGGCCAGGCGCAGCTTCGACACCGCCCTCTCCCGGCTGCGCAAGCTGCTGGACGCCACCTTCGGCTCCGGGCGCGGCAAGGCGTATCTGCGGACCCGCTCCGGGGTGCTGCGGCTGGCCTGCTGCCGGGTGGACGCCGAGGAGCTGCGGGCGGAGATCGAGGAGGGGCTGCGGGCCGCGCGGGAGAACGAGCCCTGGCACGCGGACATGCGCTTCAGGGCCATGCGGCGGCTGGTGGAGGCCGCGCCGGGGGACGCGGAGTGGCCTTTCGAGCTGGCCGAGGCCGTCAGCCGGGCCGCCCTGGCCTGGGCGGACATCCTGGTGGCGGCGCGGGAGAGCCAGCGCGCCGTGGAGGCCCTGCAAAGCGCCCTGCGCCCGGCTCCGCTGGACGAGCCCCTCAACATGCGCCTCTACCGCCTGCTGCTGGACACCCGCCAGTCCGACCACGCCGCCAGGCACCTGCGGGAATACGCCGACCGCCT